In Pelosinus sp. UFO1, one genomic interval encodes:
- a CDS encoding GNAT family N-acetyltransferase: MSWNLKRFEDLSIDELYKILQARMSVFVIEQKCFYSELDGKDKVAYHLFKEEDEEIVAYLRIFSCGLVYPQASFGRVFVQKEYRNQGIAQELIKRALYFMQTQLHEKVIKIQAQAYLQTFYASFGFKAVSEVYLDDDIPHIDMILEGKYKKFMTR, from the coding sequence ATGAGCTGGAATTTAAAAAGATTTGAAGATCTTTCGATTGATGAGTTATACAAAATTTTACAAGCAAGAATGAGTGTTTTCGTTATAGAACAAAAATGTTTTTATTCTGAACTTGATGGAAAAGATAAGGTGGCATATCATCTGTTTAAAGAAGAAGACGAAGAAATTGTTGCGTATTTAAGGATTTTTTCCTGTGGGTTGGTGTATCCCCAAGCTTCTTTTGGGCGAGTATTTGTTCAAAAAGAATATAGAAATCAAGGTATTGCCCAGGAATTAATTAAAAGAGCGCTTTATTTTATGCAAACCCAATTGCACGAAAAAGTTATTAAAATCCAGGCACAAGCTTATCTGCAGACTTTTTATGCTTCTTTTGGTTTCAAAGCCGTATCGGAGGTCTATTTAGATGATGATATTCCACATATTGACATGATTTTGGAAGGCAAATACAAAAAGTTTATGAC
- a CDS encoding D-isomer specific 2-hydroxyacid dehydrogenase family protein has translation MFKKLVAIEPVNLIPSAKQKLHNYAKEVVLFDDVPKDDAEIIHRIGDADAVLVSYTSRIEKSVFDACPNIRYIGMCCSLYSEASANVDILTARTRDITVYGVRDYGDQGVVEYIASELIRYLHGFGDKQWQEMPVELTDLKVGIVGLGTSGQLIATGLQSLGADLYYFSRTRRPDQEAKNIKYRPLKELLNTVDVVCSCLNKNVILFHDEQFEWLGNHKIMFNTSIGPSHDIPALTKWLEHGDNEFFCDTAAALGDNTGRLLASPHVNCMNKSSGLTSQAFDRLSEKVLKNIETFLKENL, from the coding sequence ATGTTTAAAAAATTAGTTGCCATAGAACCGGTAAATCTGATTCCATCAGCGAAGCAGAAACTCCATAATTATGCAAAAGAAGTAGTGTTGTTTGATGATGTTCCAAAGGACGATGCGGAAATAATCCATCGAATTGGCGATGCTGATGCCGTACTGGTCAGTTATACCAGCCGTATAGAAAAGAGCGTATTTGATGCCTGCCCCAATATCCGTTATATCGGAATGTGTTGCAGCCTATATTCCGAAGCAAGTGCCAATGTTGATATTCTCACTGCCCGTACCAGAGATATCACAGTGTACGGCGTTCGCGATTACGGTGACCAGGGCGTTGTCGAATACATAGCCAGCGAGCTTATCCGCTATCTTCACGGTTTCGGCGATAAACAGTGGCAGGAGATGCCGGTAGAGCTTACTGATTTAAAAGTCGGTATAGTTGGCCTAGGAACTTCTGGTCAGCTGATTGCCACCGGCCTTCAATCATTAGGAGCTGATTTATATTATTTCAGCCGTACCCGCAGGCCAGATCAGGAAGCAAAAAATATCAAATACCGACCGTTAAAAGAACTGCTGAATACAGTTGATGTTGTTTGCAGTTGCCTGAATAAGAACGTCATCTTATTCCATGATGAACAATTTGAATGGCTTGGCAATCACAAAATAATGTTCAACACCTCTATCGGCCCGTCCCACGATATCCCTGCCCTTACCAAATGGCTTGAACACGGTGATAACGAATTTTTCTGTGATACTGCAGCCGCTCTTGGGGATAATACCGGCAGACTTCTTGCCAGCCCCCACGTAAATTGCATGAACAAGTCATCCGGCCTTACTAGTCAGGCTTTTGACCGCCTCAGCGAAAAAGTATTGAAAAATATCGAAACATTTCTAAAAGAAAACCTATAA
- a CDS encoding ATP-binding protein, whose amino-acid sequence MPQESYHMVEAQNIQDFLQMRESETVEFKEKWEDNSGLKALSAFANTRGGLLLVGVTDDHQLGRWKVSDRELEQIVGKIHDVLRIHPQEIQRITASEESEILLIKMPVAPIPMPFLGRYYRRVGNSSREILPSDLGNFLLERLGTSWDSLIGEYKTDIDDNAIETFVKLARNRLPSISTTEETRNMLEKLRLIVDGKLTRAAVFLFTINPQLYFPNTQVRIGRFKDAVTMVDDKIVDGNLWQQVDSVMKQLMQYIQVRYEIPKEIQKTAGLATVQRREIWDYPIDGLREAVMNALVHRDYMSMENIHIRVFDDRVVITNPGGLPEGLTIEDLKKDEHPSVPRNPLLAQVVYYANLIEKWGTGITRLRTAFRDQGLLEPEFEASSTRFAITLHKGLFQEKRILEVELTEQQKKVIVFVKENGKITNKDYRQITGQSDESARVTFKDLMEKGVLKNYGKGRSSHYKLNEVGD is encoded by the coding sequence ATGCCGCAAGAAAGCTATCATATGGTTGAGGCGCAGAATATCCAGGATTTTTTGCAGATGCGTGAAAGCGAAACCGTTGAGTTCAAAGAGAAGTGGGAAGATAACAGTGGTTTAAAAGCGTTGTCCGCATTTGCAAATACCAGAGGTGGATTACTTCTTGTTGGAGTGACAGATGATCATCAGCTAGGAAGATGGAAAGTATCGGATAGAGAGTTAGAGCAAATTGTTGGTAAAATTCATGATGTACTTAGGATTCACCCGCAGGAGATCCAACGTATCACGGCATCTGAAGAGAGCGAAATCCTCTTGATTAAGATGCCAGTAGCTCCGATTCCCATGCCATTTCTAGGACGTTACTATCGTCGCGTTGGTAATAGCTCTCGTGAAATTTTACCAAGTGATCTGGGGAATTTTTTACTAGAACGTCTGGGAACATCTTGGGATTCTTTAATTGGTGAATATAAAACAGATATTGATGATAATGCGATAGAAACGTTTGTGAAGTTGGCTCGAAATCGTCTGCCTTCGATTTCAACTACAGAAGAAACAAGAAATATGTTGGAGAAATTAAGGTTAATTGTGGACGGTAAGCTAACCCGGGCAGCAGTTTTCTTATTCACCATAAATCCGCAGTTATATTTTCCGAATACGCAGGTACGTATCGGGAGATTTAAAGATGCTGTAACGATGGTTGATGATAAAATAGTAGACGGTAATTTGTGGCAGCAAGTTGACAGTGTTATGAAACAATTAATGCAATATATTCAGGTGCGCTATGAGATACCAAAAGAAATCCAAAAGACTGCTGGTTTAGCAACGGTTCAACGACGAGAAATCTGGGATTATCCGATTGATGGTTTGCGTGAAGCGGTGATGAATGCCTTGGTACATAGAGATTATATGAGTATGGAAAACATTCATATTCGTGTATTTGATGACCGCGTAGTTATTACTAATCCTGGTGGCTTACCAGAAGGGCTGACGATTGAAGATTTAAAGAAAGATGAACATCCATCTGTACCACGAAATCCTTTGCTTGCTCAAGTGGTTTATTACGCCAATCTTATCGAAAAGTGGGGTACTGGCATAACGCGGCTCCGAACGGCTTTTCGTGATCAGGGATTGCTTGAACCTGAATTTGAAGCTTCATCCACGCGATTTGCAATTACTTTACATAAAGGTCTCTTTCAAGAAAAACGGATACTTGAAGTAGAATTAACGGAGCAGCAAAAAAAAGTAATTGTTTTTGTTAAGGAAAACGGTAAAATCACCAATAAAGATTATCGCCAGATAACTGGACAATCAGATGAATCTGCTCGTGTTACGTTTAAAGATTTAATGGAAAAAGGTGTTTTAAAGAACTATGGAAAAGGGCGTAGCAGCCACTATAAATTAAATGAAGTTGGCGATTAG
- a CDS encoding 6-phospho-alpha-glucosidase → MMSKKFSVVVAGGGSTFTPGIVMMLLANLDRFPIRKLKFYDNDAKRQEVVAKACEIILREKAPDIEFEATTDPKEAFTDIDFIMAHIRVGKYAMRELDEKIPLKYNVLGQETCGPGGISYGMRSIGGIIEIIDYMEKYSPDAWMLNYSNPAAIVAEATRKLRPNAKILNICDMPIGIERRMAAISGLKSRKEMEIRYYGLNHFGWWTSIMDHHGNDLMPKIREYVGKKGYNLDIPEFKADTSWTVTYDTVKEFYQLDPSTLPNTYLKYYLCQDEVVEHSNREYTRANEVMDGREKTVFGECRRIAAAGTAKECDFEVDEHASYIVDLARAIAYNTKERMLLIVENNGAISNFDPTAMVEIPCIVGCKGPEPLTVGKIPQFQKGLMQQQVSVEKLVVEAWAEGSYLKLWQALTMSKTVPSAKVAKLILDDLIKANKDYWPELK, encoded by the coding sequence ATTATGAGTAAGAAATTTTCAGTAGTAGTAGCAGGCGGCGGCAGTACATTTACGCCGGGGATTGTAATGATGCTTTTGGCTAATTTGGATAGATTTCCAATTCGCAAATTGAAATTCTATGATAATGATGCAAAGCGTCAGGAAGTCGTAGCAAAGGCTTGTGAAATAATTCTGCGCGAAAAAGCACCGGATATTGAATTTGAAGCAACCACAGATCCGAAGGAAGCGTTCACAGATATCGATTTCATCATGGCACATATCCGCGTCGGAAAATATGCAATGCGTGAACTCGATGAAAAGATTCCGCTTAAGTACAATGTACTTGGTCAGGAAACCTGCGGTCCTGGAGGAATTTCTTATGGCATGCGTTCTATCGGCGGGATCATTGAAATTATTGATTATATGGAAAAATATTCGCCGGATGCATGGATGCTCAACTATTCCAATCCAGCAGCGATTGTAGCTGAAGCAACACGTAAACTCAGACCAAATGCTAAGATTCTGAATATCTGTGATATGCCGATTGGCATTGAACGTCGCATGGCAGCCATTTCTGGACTCAAATCCCGTAAGGAAATGGAAATCAGATATTATGGGCTGAATCATTTCGGCTGGTGGACGAGTATTATGGATCATCATGGCAACGACCTTATGCCGAAAATTCGTGAATATGTTGGCAAAAAAGGCTACAATCTTGATATACCGGAATTCAAGGCAGATACAAGCTGGACGGTTACTTACGACACGGTCAAAGAATTTTATCAACTTGATCCTAGTACATTGCCTAACACATACCTCAAATATTATCTCTGCCAGGACGAAGTTGTGGAACATTCCAACCGCGAATATACAAGAGCCAACGAAGTCATGGATGGCCGTGAAAAGACCGTATTCGGCGAATGTCGCCGCATTGCAGCAGCAGGCACAGCCAAGGAATGCGACTTTGAAGTGGATGAACATGCTTCTTACATCGTAGACCTTGCAAGAGCTATTGCCTATAACACAAAGGAAAGAATGCTACTGATTGTTGAAAACAACGGTGCTATTTCTAACTTTGACCCGACAGCTATGGTGGAAATCCCTTGTATCGTAGGCTGCAAAGGGCCGGAACCTTTGACAGTTGGCAAAATTCCGCAGTTTCAGAAAGGTCTTATGCAGCAGCAGGTATCAGTAGAAAAACTTGTTGTTGAAGCGTGGGCAGAAGGCTCATACCTAAAACTCTGGCAGGCACTGACAATGTCCAAGACAGTACCAAGTGCCAAGGTCGCAAAGCTTATTCTTGATGATCTCATTAAAGCCAACAAAGACTACTGGCCGGAACTCAAATAA